In one Perca fluviatilis chromosome 7, GENO_Pfluv_1.0, whole genome shotgun sequence genomic region, the following are encoded:
- the tnfb gene encoding tumor necrosis factor b (TNF superfamily, member 2) yields the protein MLAYTTAPSDVEMGHEEKTVVLVEKKSSTGRIWTMSVALLAVALCFGGVLLFALYWSGRPESMTQPGQTEALVKKDTAEKDPHYTLRQISSKAKAAIHLEGNYVDGESMQGQLKWRKDQGQAFAQGGFQLVNNEIIIPQTGLYFVYSQASFRVVCSDGDEEGAGKHITPPSHRIWRHSDSLGGKASLMSAVRSACQNTAQEDSYSDGQGWYNAIYLGAVFQLNKGDRLWTETNQLSELETDEGRTFFGVFAL from the exons ATGCTGGCCTACACAACAGCACCAAGTGACGTGGAGATGGGTCATGAGGAGAAGACTGTGGTTTTGGTTGAAAAGAAGTCCTCCACTGGGCGGATATGGACGATGTCCGTGGCCCTTCTCGCTGTGGCCCTTTGTTTTGGAGGCGTCCTGCTGTTTGCTTTGTACTGGAGTGGAAGGCCGGAAAGTATG acacaaccaggCCAGACGGAAGCGCTAGTCAAGAAGGACACTGCTGAGAAAG ATCCCCACTACACGTTGAGGCAAATCAGCAGCAAAGCCAAGGCAGCCATCCACTTAGAAG GTAACTACGTAGACGGCGAGAGTATGCAAGGCCAGCTGAAGTGGAGAAAAGATCAAGGCCAGGCGTTCGCTCAGGGCGGCTTCCAACTGGTGAACAACGAGATCATTATCCCACAAACCGGCCTCTACTTTGTCTACAGCCAGGCGTCGTTCAGAGTGGTCTGCAGCGATGGCGACGAGGAGGGAGCGGGAAAACACATCACACCTCCCAGCCACAGGATCTGGCGCCACTCCGACTCCTTGGGTGGCAAAGCCTCTCTGATGAGCGCAGTGAGGTCGGCGTGCCAGAACACTGCTCAGGAGGACAGCTACAGTGACGGACAGGGCTGGTACAACGCCATTTATCTGGGTGCAGTGTTTCAGCTGAACAAAGGAGACCGACTGTGGACGGAAACCAACCAGCTATCGGAGCTGGAGACCGACGAGGGCAGGACTTTCTTTGGGGTGTTTGCACTTTGA